A single Suricata suricatta isolate VVHF042 chromosome 2, meerkat_22Aug2017_6uvM2_HiC, whole genome shotgun sequence DNA region contains:
- the GCK gene encoding glucokinase isoform X2 yields the protein MLDDRARMEATKKEKAEQILADFQLQEADLKKVMWRMQKEMARGLRLETHEEASVKMLPTYVRSTPEGSEVGDFLSLDLGGTNFRVMLVKVGEGEEGQWSVKTKHQMYSIPEDAMTGTAEMLFDYISECISDFLDKHQMKHKKLPLGFTFSFPVRHEDIDKGILLNWTKGFKASGAEGNNIVGLLRDAIKRRGDFEMDVVAMVNDTVATMISCYYEDRRCEVGMIVGTGCNACYMEEMQNVELVEGDEGRMCVNTEWGAFGDSGELDEFLLEYDRVVDENSLNPGQQLYEKLIGGKYMGELVRLVLLKLVDENLLFRGEASEQLRTRGAFETRFVSQVESDSGDRKQIYNILSTLGLRPTATDCDIVRRACESVSTRAAHMCAAGLAGVINRMRESRSEDVMRITVGVDGSVYKLHPSFKERFHTIVRKLTPSCEITFIESEEGSGRGAALVSAVACKKACMQGQ from the exons GCAGAGCAGATCCTGGCAGACTTCCAGCTACAGGAGGCTGACCTGAAGAAGGTGATGTGGCGGATGCAGAAGGAGATGGCGCGAGGCCTGCGGCTGGAGACCCACGAGGAGGCCAGCGTGAAGATGTTGCCCACCTACGTGCGCTCCACCCCGGAAGGCTCCG AAGTCGGGGACTTCCTCTCCCTGGACCTGGGCGGCACCAACTTCAGGGTGATGCTGGTGAAGGTGGGGGAGGGCGAAGAGGGGCAGTGGAGTGTGAAGACCAAGCACCAGATGTATTCCATCCCTGAGGATGCCATGACCGGTACTGCTGAGATG CTCTTTGACTACATCTCTGAGTGCATCTCCGACTTTCTGGACAAGCATCAGATGAAGCACAAGAAGCTTCCCTTGGGCTTCACCTTCTCCTTTCCTGTGAGGCATGAAGACATCGACAAG GGCATCCTCCTCAATTGGACCAAGGGCTTCAAGGCCTCAGGAGCAGAAGGGAACAACATCGTGGGGCTCCTACGTGACGCCATCAAACGGAGAGGG GACTTTGAAATGGACGTGGTGGCAATGGTGAATGACACTGTGGCCACGATGATCTCCTGCTACTATGAAGACCGCCGCTGCGAGGTCGGCATGATTGTGG GCACAGGCTGCAATGCCTGCTACATGGAGGAGATGCAGAACGTGGAACTGGTGGAAGGGGATGAGGGCCGCATGTGCGTCAACACAGAGTGGGGTGCCTTCGGGGACTCCGGGGAGCTGGACGAGTTTCTGCTGGAGTACGACCGCGTAGTGGACGAGAACTCCCTGAACCCCGGGCAGCAGCT GTACGAGAAGCTCATCGGCGGCAAGTACATGGGCGAGCTGGTGCGGCTAGTGCTGCTGAAGCTCGTGGACGAGAACCTGCTCTTCCGCGGTGAGGCCTCGGAGCAGCTGCGCACGCGCGGCGCCTTCGAGACGCGCTTCGTGTCGCAGGTGGAGAG CGACTCTGGCGACCGCAAGCAGATCTATAACATCCTAAGCACGCTGGGGCTGAGGCCCACGGCCACCGACTGCGACATCGTGCGCCGGGCCTGCGAGAGCGTGTCCACGCGGGCCGCACACATGTGCGCCGCGGGGCTGGCGGGCGTCATCAACCGCATGCGCGAGAGCCGCAGCGAGGATGTAATGCGCATCACCGTGGGTGTGGACGGCTCGGTGTACAAGCTGCACCCCAG CTTCAAGGAGAGGTTCCACACCATCGTGCGGAAGCTGACACCCAGCTGTGAAATCACCTTCATCGAGTCGGAGGAGGGTAGCGGCCGAGGTGCCGCCCTGGTGTCCGCGGTGGCCTGTAAGAAGGCCTGCATGCAGGGCCAGTGA
- the GCK gene encoding glucokinase isoform X1 — MLVKVGEGEEGQWSVKTKHQMYSIPEDAMTGTAEMLFDYISECISDFLDKHQMKHKKLPLGFTFSFPVRHEDIDKGILLNWTKGFKASGAEGNNIVGLLRDAIKRRGDFEMDVVAMVNDTVATMISCYYEDRRCEVGMIVGTGCNACYMEEMQNVELVEGDEGRMCVNTEWGAFGDSGELDEFLLEYDRVVDENSLNPGQQLYEKLIGGKYMGELVRLVLLKLVDENLLFRGEASEQLRTRGAFETRFVSQVESDSGDRKQIYNILSTLGLRPTATDCDIVRRACESVSTRAAHMCAAGLAGVINRMRESRSEDVMRITVGVDGSVYKLHPRTHTEGSCSFGTLPNFCTACLLEPLPLSASLGPCSGRCSGPCGDLGTQPTGNAALLTWTDLDLGSTRVPGCQPPRPGCFPAWWGLGSGRGPAPQWRLLVPEAWRWQPFCCPTTIHEWFVVLGCTLPGDARRRVPHSPCPEAPRVKRSPPPLPPTGRPGSTP; from the exons ATGCTGGTGAAGGTGGGGGAGGGCGAAGAGGGGCAGTGGAGTGTGAAGACCAAGCACCAGATGTATTCCATCCCTGAGGATGCCATGACCGGTACTGCTGAGATG CTCTTTGACTACATCTCTGAGTGCATCTCCGACTTTCTGGACAAGCATCAGATGAAGCACAAGAAGCTTCCCTTGGGCTTCACCTTCTCCTTTCCTGTGAGGCATGAAGACATCGACAAG GGCATCCTCCTCAATTGGACCAAGGGCTTCAAGGCCTCAGGAGCAGAAGGGAACAACATCGTGGGGCTCCTACGTGACGCCATCAAACGGAGAGGG GACTTTGAAATGGACGTGGTGGCAATGGTGAATGACACTGTGGCCACGATGATCTCCTGCTACTATGAAGACCGCCGCTGCGAGGTCGGCATGATTGTGG GCACAGGCTGCAATGCCTGCTACATGGAGGAGATGCAGAACGTGGAACTGGTGGAAGGGGATGAGGGCCGCATGTGCGTCAACACAGAGTGGGGTGCCTTCGGGGACTCCGGGGAGCTGGACGAGTTTCTGCTGGAGTACGACCGCGTAGTGGACGAGAACTCCCTGAACCCCGGGCAGCAGCT GTACGAGAAGCTCATCGGCGGCAAGTACATGGGCGAGCTGGTGCGGCTAGTGCTGCTGAAGCTCGTGGACGAGAACCTGCTCTTCCGCGGTGAGGCCTCGGAGCAGCTGCGCACGCGCGGCGCCTTCGAGACGCGCTTCGTGTCGCAGGTGGAGAG CGACTCTGGCGACCGCAAGCAGATCTATAACATCCTAAGCACGCTGGGGCTGAGGCCCACGGCCACCGACTGCGACATCGTGCGCCGGGCCTGCGAGAGCGTGTCCACGCGGGCCGCACACATGTGCGCCGCGGGGCTGGCGGGCGTCATCAACCGCATGCGCGAGAGCCGCAGCGAGGATGTAATGCGCATCACCGTGGGTGTGGACGGCTCGGTGTACAAGCTGCACCCCAG GACCCACACAGAGGGGAGCTGCTCATTCGGGACTTTGCCGAATTTCTGCACTGCCTGCCTCTTGGAGCCTCTGCCGTTGTCAGCCTCACTCGGGCCCTGCTCTGGGCGCTGCTCTGGACCCTGCGGTGACCTGGGGACTCAGCCCACCGGGAATGCAGCTTTGCTAACCTGGACGGACCTAGACCTGGGTTCCACAAGGGTCCCAGGCTGCCAGCCACCCAGGCCTGGCTGTTTTCCTGCCTGGTGGGGGTTGGGAAGTGGGAGAGGACCGGCTCCACAGTGGAGGCTGCTTGTTCCCGAGGCCTGGAGGTGGCAGCCTTTTTGCTGTCCTACTACCATCCACGAGTGGTTTGTGGTTCTGGGATGCACCCTCCCAGGGGATGCAAGACGCAGAGtcccccacagcccctgcccagaGGCACCCAGGGTGAAGAGgagcccccccccactcccacctacAGGCAGGCCCGGGAGCACTCCGTGA
- the MYL7 gene encoding myosin regulatory light chain 2, atrial isoform: protein MALAPCWPPVEMQMGPSPQPFSPWAGKQPMRLCSGRAEDDGAPGSTVGPHASRKAGTRGKAAAAKQAQRGSSNVFSMFEQAQIQEFKEAFSCIDQNRDGIICKSDLRETYSQLGKVSIPEEELDAMLQEGKGPINFTVFLTLFGEKLNGTDPEEAILSAFRMFDPSGKGVVNKDEFKQLLLTQADKFSLAEVEQMFALTPMDLAGDIDYKSLCYIITHGDEKEE, encoded by the exons ATGGCCCTGGCCCCCTGCTGGCCGCCTGTGGAGATGCAG atgggccccagcccccagcccttctCTCCCTGGGCCGGGAAGCAGCCGATGAGGCTGTGCTCTGGCAGAGCAGAGGATGACGGGGCCCCCGGCTCCACAGTGGGGCCTCAC GCCAGCAGGAAGGCGGGGACCCGGGGCAAGGCCGCAGCTGCCAAGCAGGCCCAGCGGGGATCTTCCAACGTCTTTTCCATGTTCGAGCAAGCCCAGATCCAAGAGTTCAAGGAG GCCTTTAGCTGCATTGACCAGAACCGAGACGGCATCATCTGCAAGTCTGACCTTCGGGAGACCTACTCGCAGCTCG GGAAGGTGAGCATCCCAGAAGAGGAACTGGATGCCATGCTGCAGGAGGGGAAGGGTCCCATCAACTTCACTGTCTTCCTCACGCTCTTCGGGGAGAAGCTCAACG GGACAGACCCCGAGGAAGCCATCCTGAGTGCCTTCCGCATGTTTGACCCCAGTGGCAAGGGCGTGGTGAACAAGGACGA GTTCAAGCAGCTTCTCCTGACCCAGGCAGACAAGTTCTCTCTGGCTGAG GTGGAGCAGATGTTCGCCCTGACGCCCATGGACCTGGCAGGGGACATCGACTACAAGTCTCTGTGCTACATCATCACCCACGGGGATGAGAAAGAGGAGTAA